A window of the Bdellovibrio sp. ZAP7 genome harbors these coding sequences:
- a CDS encoding efflux RND transporter permease subunit, translating to MSLPKISISRPIFITCVTIAIVVVGWAGYKSMPVDLFPDVSVPVVTVQTTYKGAGPSEIETLVSRPIEDEVSTISGIKRMTSKNMEGVSQVIVEFVSSVDSKYAEQQVRDKVNIAKPKLPDEVDDPVIKKFDPSDTPILMIALSSKGNIGDAALYDIADQMIKPRLEQVNNVGAIDILGGRKREIHVLLDRNKLKNREISVTQVAGQVGAMGQNIPSGKVNQGGKELVFRGLGEFRNTADVADTLVNLYGNEVPTRVSDLGVVKDTLEDEASRAFVNGEKAIFLQVYRQSGSNTVKVADDVIKQMEKIRPELEKMEGAPQIKLVTNASQKIKDNLYDVNETIIIAILLTVITVFFFLGSVRTTLITAVSLPVSLIGAFMLMKLAGFSLNIVSMLALTLAVGLLVDDAIVVVENIYRRMQLGENSLVAAEKGTTEIQMAVMAISLVVIAVFVPVGTMSGTIGQFLKQFGFTIVFSMIISWFVAMTIIPMLTAYFAGEGHGGHGGSHEDFKPTSIYDKTLGRLVRGFDRFQSMLERYYERLLRVTLRHPIMTIVATLMIFFLSIYTVTKVPGTFIPDDDSGEITVTLEMTPGTSLDGMQEVSNKIDKIMHADPAIDYTTMIVGNIYGESNKASFYVRMKDVKGRMKTEAFRDHLRQKFADFAFANPVVKKYDSTGGMAQQPFVMNIISPDPKDLESSATKLLDALKKDPRFKDVDSNYRPGKPEMQVELKPGAAKAYGINTSTMGAELRAQVEGMTPAKFREKGREYEVRVRLIENQRDLKQTFNDVYVPNVNRKLVRLKDVANGDLSSGPASIDRMDRGRYIQITAGLAQGVGVSTVIADVAKWTAEGGQTAFPSSVRYNFGGDAENQQELAGSTMMALGFAVMFIYLILASLYESFITPITIMVALPLALCGAFLGLYLANQMLSMFAIFGFFMLIGVAGKNGILLVDTTNQLMAEGKTRADALVQAGKTRLRPILMTSFALIAGTLPVAIGMNAASKTRTSMGVAIIGGMISSTILTLIVVPAVFTYVDRFRVWANKLGSKMTSATKEETSHEEATAGAPRESGVSDYAVTAPEK from the coding sequence ATGAGCTTACCAAAGATTTCCATCAGCAGACCGATTTTTATTACCTGCGTAACCATTGCGATCGTTGTTGTCGGTTGGGCCGGATACAAATCCATGCCGGTCGACTTATTTCCTGACGTATCCGTTCCGGTTGTAACTGTACAGACGACTTATAAAGGTGCAGGTCCTTCCGAAATTGAAACTCTGGTATCTCGTCCTATCGAAGACGAAGTCAGTACAATTTCCGGTATCAAACGTATGACTTCCAAAAATATGGAAGGTGTTTCGCAAGTTATCGTCGAGTTCGTTTCGTCAGTGGACTCGAAATACGCGGAACAACAAGTACGTGATAAAGTAAATATCGCTAAGCCGAAACTTCCAGATGAAGTTGATGACCCAGTTATCAAAAAATTCGACCCGTCTGATACGCCTATCTTGATGATCGCATTGTCTTCAAAAGGAAACATCGGGGACGCGGCTCTTTATGACATCGCCGATCAAATGATCAAACCTCGCTTGGAACAAGTGAACAACGTGGGTGCGATCGATATCCTGGGTGGTCGTAAAAGAGAAATTCATGTTCTTTTAGATCGCAACAAACTTAAAAACCGCGAGATCTCCGTTACCCAAGTGGCAGGTCAAGTAGGCGCCATGGGGCAGAACATTCCATCGGGTAAAGTAAACCAAGGTGGTAAAGAGCTGGTATTCCGTGGTTTGGGAGAGTTTAGAAATACAGCTGACGTTGCAGATACTTTGGTAAATCTTTACGGAAATGAAGTTCCAACGCGTGTTTCTGATTTGGGTGTTGTTAAAGACACATTGGAAGACGAAGCGTCTCGCGCCTTTGTAAATGGCGAAAAAGCGATCTTCTTGCAAGTCTATCGTCAATCCGGTTCCAACACTGTGAAGGTGGCCGATGACGTTATCAAACAAATGGAGAAAATCCGTCCAGAGCTGGAAAAAATGGAAGGTGCGCCACAAATCAAACTGGTGACGAATGCTTCGCAAAAAATTAAAGACAATCTTTATGACGTGAACGAGACGATCATCATCGCGATTCTTTTGACAGTTATCACAGTGTTCTTCTTCTTGGGTAGCGTGCGTACGACTTTGATTACGGCGGTTTCATTGCCTGTATCTTTGATCGGTGCCTTTATGTTGATGAAGCTTGCGGGTTTCTCTTTGAATATCGTATCGATGTTGGCCTTGACCCTTGCGGTTGGTCTTCTGGTCGACGATGCGATCGTCGTCGTGGAAAATATCTATCGTCGTATGCAATTGGGTGAGAATTCCCTGGTGGCTGCGGAAAAAGGTACGACAGAGATTCAAATGGCCGTTATGGCGATTTCTCTGGTTGTTATCGCGGTATTCGTTCCAGTAGGTACGATGTCCGGTACAATCGGTCAGTTCTTAAAGCAGTTCGGTTTCACGATTGTATTCTCGATGATCATTTCTTGGTTCGTTGCGATGACAATCATTCCGATGCTGACAGCTTACTTTGCGGGTGAAGGTCACGGAGGCCATGGGGGTTCTCACGAAGACTTTAAACCTACAAGTATCTATGACAAAACATTGGGCCGTTTAGTGCGTGGCTTCGACCGCTTCCAATCGATGCTTGAAAGATATTACGAAAGACTTCTGCGTGTAACTTTGCGCCATCCAATTATGACGATCGTGGCGACATTGATGATCTTCTTCCTGTCGATCTATACGGTGACGAAAGTTCCGGGAACATTCATCCCGGATGACGACTCGGGCGAGATCACAGTAACTCTTGAGATGACTCCGGGTACAAGCTTGGATGGTATGCAGGAAGTCTCTAACAAGATCGATAAGATTATGCACGCAGACCCAGCTATCGATTACACAACTATGATCGTTGGTAATATCTATGGTGAATCAAACAAGGCGAGCTTCTACGTTAGAATGAAAGACGTAAAAGGCAGAATGAAAACGGAGGCTTTCCGTGATCATTTACGTCAAAAGTTCGCAGACTTCGCTTTCGCAAATCCAGTTGTTAAGAAATACGACTCTACGGGTGGTATGGCTCAGCAGCCCTTTGTGATGAACATCATCTCTCCAGATCCAAAAGATCTAGAGTCATCAGCGACGAAATTGTTGGATGCTTTGAAAAAAGATCCACGCTTTAAGGACGTGGACTCGAACTATCGTCCTGGTAAGCCGGAGATGCAGGTCGAGCTGAAGCCCGGTGCGGCAAAAGCATACGGTATCAATACGTCAACAATGGGTGCCGAGCTTCGTGCACAAGTTGAGGGAATGACGCCAGCGAAATTCCGTGAAAAAGGACGTGAGTATGAAGTTCGTGTGCGGTTGATTGAAAACCAACGTGACTTGAAACAGACGTTCAATGATGTCTACGTTCCGAACGTGAATCGCAAGTTGGTTCGCCTGAAAGATGTTGCGAACGGTGATCTTTCCTCCGGTCCGGCATCGATTGATCGTATGGATCGTGGTCGTTACATCCAGATCACTGCGGGGCTTGCTCAAGGTGTTGGTGTAAGTACAGTTATCGCTGACGTAGCAAAATGGACTGCCGAGGGGGGCCAAACAGCATTCCCTTCAAGCGTTCGCTACAACTTCGGTGGTGATGCCGAGAACCAGCAAGAACTTGCGGGTTCTACAATGATGGCCTTAGGTTTCGCGGTGATGTTCATCTACTTGATCCTGGCGTCACTTTATGAGTCTTTCATTACGCCGATTACAATCATGGTGGCCTTGCCGCTTGCATTGTGTGGAGCTTTCTTGGGTCTGTATCTTGCGAATCAGATGCTTTCAATGTTCGCGATTTTCGGCTTCTTTATGTTGATCGGGGTGGCGGGTAAGAATGGTATCTTGTTGGTAGATACGACGAACCAATTAATGGCCGAAGGTAAAACACGTGCAGATGCCCTGGTGCAAGCGGGTAAAACGCGTCTTCGTCCAATCTTGATGACTTCATTCGCCTTGATCGCTGGTACATTGCCAGTGGCAATCGGCATGAATGCGGCATCTAAAACTCGTACATCTATGGGGGTGGCGATTATCGGTGGTATGATTTCATCGACAATTCTAACCCTGATTGTGGTACCTGCCGTATTCACGTATGTCGATCGTTTCAGAGTTTGGGCAAATAAACTGGGCAGTAAAATGACTTCTGCTACAAAAGAAGAAACGTCTCACGAGGAAGCCACGGCTGGCGCACCACGCGAAAGTGGAGTCAGTGATTATGCCGTTACAGCACCCGAAAAATAG
- a CDS encoding NAD(P)/FAD-dependent oxidoreductase: MPLQHPKNSEKKLVVIIGGGFAGLNAAKSLANKDQVHVVLIDQRNHHLFQPLLYQVATAGLNPSDIAVPIRAQFSKVENVEIHMGRVESVNLEKKFVITDGVELSYDYLIVAAGAQHSYFGNPEWEEHAPGLKTVEQATEIRRRILSAFEAAENEMDPEKQKALLNFVVVGAGPTGVELAGAIADIARTVLVKDFNHINPANARVLLVEAGPKILASFHEKLSEHALQDLKDIGVEVRVSSRVEKIDENGVIIAGEFIPSRSVFWAAGVQASRMKFTPDVAKDRAGRVIVRDDFSIENFKDTFVIGDMAHFEIEENRSLPGLAPAAMQAGKFVSNVVLQSIKGKARSSFKYLDKGQMATIGKRKAIAQYNSLRMTGVIAWLAWLFVHVLYLIGFKNRISVMAEWTWSYIFSKRGARLITSRDWKLKN, translated from the coding sequence ATGCCGTTACAGCACCCGAAAAATAGTGAGAAAAAGTTAGTCGTAATTATCGGTGGAGGTTTCGCGGGATTAAATGCCGCGAAATCTTTGGCCAACAAGGACCAAGTCCACGTTGTTTTAATTGATCAGCGCAACCATCATCTGTTCCAACCTCTATTGTATCAAGTTGCAACGGCCGGATTAAATCCTTCTGATATTGCCGTTCCCATTCGCGCCCAATTTTCTAAAGTTGAAAATGTAGAAATTCACATGGGTCGTGTCGAAAGTGTAAATCTGGAAAAAAAGTTCGTTATCACTGACGGTGTTGAACTTTCCTATGACTACCTCATTGTCGCAGCCGGTGCTCAGCACAGCTATTTTGGAAATCCCGAATGGGAAGAGCATGCCCCTGGATTAAAAACTGTGGAGCAGGCCACAGAAATTCGTCGTCGCATTCTTTCTGCGTTTGAGGCTGCCGAAAATGAAATGGATCCAGAAAAACAAAAGGCGCTGCTAAATTTCGTCGTGGTGGGAGCTGGGCCCACAGGAGTGGAGCTCGCAGGTGCCATTGCTGACATCGCTCGCACAGTGTTGGTAAAAGATTTCAATCATATAAATCCTGCGAATGCGCGCGTGCTGCTCGTGGAAGCAGGTCCTAAAATTTTAGCTTCGTTTCACGAAAAACTCTCGGAACACGCGCTGCAGGATTTGAAAGACATCGGTGTGGAAGTGCGTGTTTCCTCTCGCGTTGAAAAGATAGATGAAAACGGAGTGATAATCGCCGGTGAATTTATACCCTCTCGCTCTGTTTTTTGGGCGGCAGGTGTGCAAGCTTCTCGAATGAAATTCACTCCAGATGTTGCTAAGGATCGCGCGGGTAGAGTTATTGTTCGAGATGACTTCTCAATTGAGAATTTTAAAGACACTTTTGTTATTGGTGACATGGCCCATTTCGAAATCGAAGAAAATAGATCTTTGCCAGGATTAGCTCCTGCGGCAATGCAAGCTGGTAAATTTGTAAGTAATGTGGTACTACAAAGTATCAAAGGGAAAGCGCGAAGCTCCTTTAAGTATCTTGATAAGGGCCAAATGGCCACTATCGGAAAAAGAAAAGCGATTGCTCAGTATAACTCACTGAGAATGACTGGAGTCATCGCTTGGTTAGCTTGGTTATTCGTTCACGTTTTATACCTGATCGGATTCAAGAACAGAATCTCTGTCATGGCAGAGTGGACGTGGAGTTACATCTTCTCCAAACGCGGGGCACGTCTAATTACTTCAAGAGATTGGAAATTGAAGAACTAA